Proteins co-encoded in one Nothobranchius furzeri strain GRZ-AD chromosome 4, NfurGRZ-RIMD1, whole genome shotgun sequence genomic window:
- the LOC139069595 gene encoding uncharacterized protein produces the protein MLVSHVEGRNIFPAKKKNLGRKPVCYLCGKEGHTKPVCPQNPAKLSQMCFVPRGNHAPNPMNQLLVETTVEIDGQKVKALIDTGSTQSLVHRRYVSPAHICTSETIPICCVHGDEKLYPTADVYMKVQGHVYLLNVGVMDRLPFPVVLGNDLPVLTDLINDPKMCNVAITRSQLKTPREDDPSLRALPFFGAEIEAGPTREQKSRRQRKRDKFKHTTVSTLLPEPEVQLRFEIPDNILELQHQDAGLADLIKGAEEGGTAKEFCLQNVILYRQHGELKQLVVP, from the coding sequence ATGTTGGTAAGCCATGTGGAAGGGAGAAATATTTTcccagccaaaaaaaaaaatctggggCGGAaacctgtctgttatttgtgtggGAAAGAAGGCCACACAAAACCGGTGTGTCCACAAAATccagctaaactctcccagatgtGTTTTGTGCCCAGAGGGAACCATGCCCCAAACCCAATGAACCAGCTGTTGGTGGAGACCACAGTGGAGATAGATGGACAGAAAGTTAAGGCTCTGATTGACACAGGAAGCACCCAGTCACTGGTTCACCGCAGGTACGTCTCACCAGCTCACATCTGCACTTCTGAAACAATACCAATCTGCTGTGTGCATGGTGATGAAAAACTGTATCCAACAGCGGATGTCTATATGAAAGTGCAAGGACATGTATACCTATTAAATGTGGGTGTCATGGACAGATTACCATTTCCTGTTGTCTTGGGGAATGATTTACCAGTTCTCACGGACTTGATTAACGATCCTAAAATGTGCAATGTCGCAATAACACGGTCTCAGTTGAAGACTCCAAGGGAAGATGATCCCAGTTTGAGAGCTTTACCATTTTTTGGGGCTGAGATTGAAGCAGGCCCAACTAGAGAACAAAAGTCTCGTAGGCAGCGCAAACGggacaaatttaaacacacaaCAGTGTCCACTCTGTTACCTGAACCTGAGGTACAGCTAAGATTTGAAATTCCTGACAACATTCTTGAGCTGCAGCATCAGGATGCAGGCTTGGCTGACCTTATTAAGGGAGCTGAAGAAGGTGGGACTGCAAAGGAATTCTGTTTGCAAAATGTCATTCTTTATAGACAACATGGAGAACTGAAACAGCTTGTGGTACCTTGA